The DNA sequence CGACCATCTGGCGGTCCGTCGCGCCGTCGAGCTTCTGCCCGATGAGCTTGCCGGCGCCGGCCAGCGCGAGGTCCACGGCTTCGCGGCGGAGCTCGTCGATGGCCTTGGCCTTCTCCGACTCGATCTCCTTGCGCGCGCGCTCGAGCAGTTCGGCCTGCTGCTGTCGCGTCTGTTCGAGCATCTCCGAGCGCATCGACTCGGCCGTCGCGCGGCCGTCGGCGATGTAGCGCTGCGCCTCGTTGCGCGCCGCTTCGATGGCGGCCTTCTGCTCGGCGACGAGCTTGGCGGCCTCGTTGCGGTCACGCTCGGCCGACGCGATCGCGTCGAGCAGCGCCTGCTCGCGACCCTGCACGGCCGCGAGGATCGGACCCCACGCGAACTTGCGGAGGAGGAAGAACGTCGCAAAGAAGACGACGATCGTCCAGGTGATGAGGCCGTAGTGCGGGTCGAGGAGGCTGACCTTGCCGCCCTCGGCCGCGGCGAACGCCGGCGAGGCAGTGAGGAGGAGCAGGGCAACGGCAGTGAGAAGCGTGCGCATCGGAGTATCCGAGTGGAAATCGGCGAGAGGCCGAGGGAAGTCGCGGAGTACAGCGTCGGAAGGGGTGGCGAAGCGGAGCGCCGGTCGGCGCCCCGCTCCACCGGACCAGCTTAGAACTTGCCCTGGATCGAGAAGGCGACGACGATGCCGAACAGCGCGGCGCCTTCGATGAAGGCGGCGAGAATCAGCGCGGCCGTCTGGATCTTGCCAGCCGCTTCCGGCTGACGGGCCATGCCTTCGACGGCCGAGCCGCCGATGCGGCCGATGCCCATGCCCGCGCCGATGACGGCGAGGCCGGCGCCGATGCCGGCACCGATGAGGGCGAGGCCCTGGTTGTTGTTGGCGACCGCCGTGGCGGCTTCCTGGAGCATCGGGACGAGCGTGATCATTGGAGGAACCCTGTAGGTGATTGGTCCAGCGTGGTCCTGCGCGTCTTGCGACGCTACTCGCCGGCGAGTCTTGCGACTCAGCGAGATTCACCCGGCGCTCGCCGGGCTACGTAACGGCAGTTGGAAGTTGTGAGTTGGAAGTAGTGAGAGGTGTCGTTGCAGTCCCTCCCAACTCCCAACTGCCAACTCCCGACTGCCGTCTAGTGGTGCGCCTCCCGGATCAGCCCGATGAACACGCTCGACAGCAGCGTGAACACGAAGGCCTGGAGGAACGCCACGAACAACTCGAGGAACATGATCGCCACGGCCATGCCCAGCGGCGCCACGCCGATGGGGAGACCGAAGCTGAAGAACAGACCCATCATCGCGAGCAGCACGATGTGGCCGGCCGTCATGTTGGCGAAGAGACGGATGGCCAGCGCGAACGGCTTCGTGATCTTGCCGATCAGCTCGACGGGCGTGAGGATCGCGAACATCAACGGCCGCATGACCATCGGCAGGTCGTTGTTCCAATAGAAGATCGTATTGAGGTAGCCCCAGCCGTTGGCCCGGATGCCGGCGATCTCGACCGTGAGGAAGGTCAGGAAGGCCAGCGTCGCCGTCACGGAGATGTTGCCCGTGGCCGTGGACCCGTAGGGCACGAGGCCGAGCAGGTTCAGCGTGAGGATGAAGAAGAAGACCGTCAGCAGGTAGGGCACGAAGCCCTCGCCGTGATGGCCCACGTTCGGCAGGATGACCTCGTTGCGGATGTAGAGGATCATCGCCTCGAAGCCGTTCGCCGCGCCCTTCGGCGCGGTGCCCTGCGCCGCCGTCTTCGCGTGCGAGCGCGCGACCAGCGTCATCACGGTCACGAGCAGCGTGGCGCCGATCAGCAGGAAGTACACGTGCTTGGTCGGCGAGAGGTCGATCATCACGCCGCCGACGTGGAACTGCAGCGCCTCATACTTCGGGAGATGGATCTCCTTGAAGAAGGGCGGCAGGATCCACGGGATCTCCATGTGGTCGCCGTCGGTGATGTGCGGCGTGATGATGTCCACCTTCTCCGCGGCCTGCGGCTCCTCGGCGCGCAGCGGCGCAGCGAAGAGGACGAGAGCGGCCATCACCGTCAGTATGCGTGCGATCTTCATTGCTTCAGGAAGAGAGGCTCAACCAGCATCGTGACGAACAGAAATCCCACCAGACTCATCAATGCGGGACCGGCGGCGAGGCCCAAGGCCTTCGTGCCGACCACCGCGTAGAGCACCAGCACCAGCATCCGCAGCAGCGACCCCAACCCCCACCCGGCGATCGGGTTGGTCGCCACGAACGGCTTCGCGATCACGAACGAGAGCAGCTGCACCCCCAACGCAATCACCGCCGACGTCCAGACCGCCCGGGCGATCTCGGGCTCCGGCCGCAGCGCGGTGATGCCCCAGGCACCCCCGAGCGTCAGCAGCGCCGCGATGGCGAAGAAGGCCAGCGCCTTCTTCACTGCCCCGCCCCGCCCGTCCGCTTGGCCTCGGCGCGCTCCCGCGCCTCCGCCTCCTCCGCCCGCTTCTGGTCGGCCATCAGACTCCGATAGATCGAGTAGAACGCCGCCCCAAAGCCCAGGAACGCACCGACCAGCGCGAAGATGCCGTTGGTCCCGATGCGCCGATCCACCCATTGCCCGAGATACAGGAAGAGGAGGATCGAGAGCGCGAACTGGAGACCCAACCCCGCGTACTTCCCTGCCGCGCCTAGGGAGCCGATGCCCCCCGAATGCTGCGCCAGCTTCCTCAGGGGATCCTCGCCCGATGGGCGGGGGTCCCGCGGTACCCCAGAGGGCGGTTCGGACTCCATTTCAGCCTTGAAAAATAGGAGCTTGTGAAATTTTTCGCAAGCAAAAACCCGGGGCAGAATCGCGCCGCCGTTACCTCTCGCTCGGCGGCGCGTCTTGGCGGCAAGACCCTACGGTCCTGACAGCTGTCCAACCCCGTACTTCGGGTTTTCCACGCCCTGTCCAACTGGACCGAACATTCGTGATGCCACGGCAAGTATCCGTCCGACAGGCAGTTAGCCGTGACCTAGCATTTGACGAATCGTCCAGCTGTTGATAAGTTAGTCACCACCCCCACCGGTGCTGTCCAGATGCGTGAAAAGGTGCCCTTCACTCTCGTGTGTTTCGCGGTGCTCGCGTTTGCGTGCGGACCGCGTCCACGAAGCGAAGCGGCAACGGAACGCAGCACCGTGAATCGCAGCGCGCCGGTCGATGCGCGCGCACCGTTGGCCCCGACGCTCGACATCGACGTCAACAACGGCGTGCACTTCAGCTTCGACGTCGTCAACGCAAGCGCGCGCAAGCTCGAAGTGCTGTTCAATGACGGACGCACGCACGACATCATCGTGCTCGACACGCTCGGCCGCGAAGTCTGGCGCTGGAGCGAGAACCGCATGTTCACGCAGGTCGTGCAGAGCAAGGTGCTGCGCGCCAGCGAGTCGCTCACGTTCGCCGAGTCGTGGACGGATCCGCAGCCGGGCAGCTACGTCGCGGTCGCGACGCTGCCGTCGCGCAACTACCCCGTCGAGCACCGCGTCGCCTTCGTCGTGCGCTGAGCGCGACGCTATTCGGTGGGATCCTCGCCCGCCGCGGTGAAGCGATAGCCCACGCCGCGCACCGTGTGGAAGTGCCGCGGCCGATCCGGCTCGCGCTCGAAGCGCTTGCGGAGCTTCACGATGAAGTTGTCGATCGTGCGTGAGCTCGGCAGCACTTCCCCGCCCCACACGCGCTCCAGCAGGTCCTCGCGCCACACCACGCGCCCGTCGCGCTTGGCCAGCTCGGCGAGGATCAAGGCCTCCTTCGGCGTGAGCTGTTGGTCCTGGCCGTCCCAGCTCCGGCCGCGGAAGCTCGTGAAGTCGAACTCGTTGCCGCCGAACTGCAGCGTCTCGCGGCTGCCGAGCAGCGTGTCGAAGCGCGTGCGCCGCCGCACGATGGCCGCCACGCGCAACAGCAGCTCGCGCAGGTGGAAGGGCTTCGGCAGATAATCGTCGCCGCCCGCCTCCAGCCCGCGGATGCGGTCGTGCGGCCCGCCCTTGGCGGTCAGGAAGAGCACCGGGGTGTCGTTGCCCTCGCGGCGCACCGTCTCGCAGACGGTGAATCCGTCCATGCCCGGCAGCATCACGTCGAGCACGACGACGGCGTAATCGTTGGCGCGCATGCGCGCGAGCGCCGTGACGCCGTCGCTGACCAGCTCGACGTCATAGCCCTCGTGCACGAGGTTCTCGCGGATGCCCCGCGCGAGATTCGGTTCGTCCTCGACGAGCAGGACCTTGGCTGGCGATGCACTCACGAACGATCCTCCGCCGGCCGCGGCCAGCGTACGGTGAAGACGGCGCCGAGCCCGTGGCCGGCGCTCTGGGCGCGTACGCGACCGCCCGCATGCGTGACGAGTCGCTCCACAAGGTAGAGCCCGAGGCCAGTGCCCTGCATGCGCCCGCGCCCGTCGCCCTCCACGCGGTAGAACTGTTCGAAGAGCCGCGGCGCCTCCTTCGGCGCGAAGCCGACGCCGTCGTCGCTGACCTCGAGCAGCACATCGTGCAGGTCGGCCTCGCCGCGCACCTGCACGACGCCGTCCCGCGGGCTGGCCTTGATGGCGTTGTGCAGGAGATTGCGCACCACGGTGCGCACGCCCTCGCGATCGGCGTGCACGGTGAGCGCATGCGACATCTGCGCCTCGACGCGCACGCCGCACTCGGCGGCAAACTCCCGCAGTTCCTCTGTCATCTCGGCCACGATCTCATCGAGGGCGACACGCTCGGGGAACGATTCGCCACCGCTCGCGAGTCGCGACGTGTCGAGCGTGTTGGCGACCATGCGCTCCAGGCGGCCGAGCTCGACGACGATGCGGCGCACGAGCTCGGCGCGTTCCGCCGGTGCCGGATCGCGCAGCGACAGGGTCTCCACGGACAGTCGCAGCGACGCGAGCGGACTCTTGAACTCGTGCGACACCGCCGCGAGGAACTGCTCCTGCCGCCGGCGCAGCTCGGCTTCTTCCCGCAGCGCCTTCAGCACGACGGCCATCGCCGCGATCAGCACGGAGAGGAAGAACGCGCCCTCCCAGGCATAGCGATTGAGACGCTGCGCCCGCTCCCGCGCCAGCTGCGCGAGCTGCTCGCTCCCCGCACCGGTCGCCGTCAACGCCGCCGAGAGGCGTTCGGTCATCAACGCCGTGTAGCGCCACTCGTCCCACATCCAGAAGGCGAGCTGCGCGGCACAGACGAGCAGGAGCAGGAAGAATCCGACCTGCACGCTGCGCGTCGAGGG is a window from the Pseudogemmatithrix spongiicola genome containing:
- the atpB gene encoding F0F1 ATP synthase subunit A; this encodes MKIARILTVMAALVLFAAPLRAEEPQAAEKVDIITPHITDGDHMEIPWILPPFFKEIHLPKYEALQFHVGGVMIDLSPTKHVYFLLIGATLLVTVMTLVARSHAKTAAQGTAPKGAANGFEAMILYIRNEVILPNVGHHGEGFVPYLLTVFFFILTLNLLGLVPYGSTATGNISVTATLAFLTFLTVEIAGIRANGWGYLNTIFYWNNDLPMVMRPLMFAILTPVELIGKITKPFALAIRLFANMTAGHIVLLAMMGLFFSFGLPIGVAPLGMAVAIMFLELFVAFLQAFVFTLLSSVFIGLIREAHH
- a CDS encoding sensor histidine kinase, with the translated sequence MSRARPHSPSTRSVQVGFFLLLLVCAAQLAFWMWDEWRYTALMTERLSAALTATGAGSEQLAQLARERAQRLNRYAWEGAFFLSVLIAAMAVVLKALREEAELRRRQEQFLAAVSHEFKSPLASLRLSVETLSLRDPAPAERAELVRRIVVELGRLERMVANTLDTSRLASGGESFPERVALDEIVAEMTEELREFAAECGVRVEAQMSHALTVHADREGVRTVVRNLLHNAIKASPRDGVVQVRGEADLHDVLLEVSDDGVGFAPKEAPRLFEQFYRVEGDGRGRMQGTGLGLYLVERLVTHAGGRVRAQSAGHGLGAVFTVRWPRPAEDRS
- a CDS encoding response regulator transcription factor; translated protein: MSASPAKVLLVEDEPNLARGIRENLVHEGYDVELVSDGVTALARMRANDYAVVVLDVMLPGMDGFTVCETVRREGNDTPVLFLTAKGGPHDRIRGLEAGGDDYLPKPFHLRELLLRVAAIVRRRTRFDTLLGSRETLQFGGNEFDFTSFRGRSWDGQDQQLTPKEALILAELAKRDGRVVWREDLLERVWGGEVLPSSRTIDNFIVKLRKRFEREPDRPRHFHTVRGVGYRFTAAGEDPTE
- the atpE gene encoding ATP synthase F0 subunit C; translation: MLQEAATAVANNNQGLALIGAGIGAGLAVIGAGMGIGRIGGSAVEGMARQPEAAGKIQTAALILAAFIEGAALFGIVVAFSIQGKF
- a CDS encoding BsuPI-related putative proteinase inhibitor codes for the protein MNRSAPVDARAPLAPTLDIDVNNGVHFSFDVVNASARKLEVLFNDGRTHDIIVLDTLGREVWRWSENRMFTQVVQSKVLRASESLTFAESWTDPQPGSYVAVATLPSRNYPVEHRVAFVVR
- a CDS encoding AtpZ/AtpI family protein, producing the protein MESEPPSGVPRDPRPSGEDPLRKLAQHSGGIGSLGAAGKYAGLGLQFALSILLFLYLGQWVDRRIGTNGIFALVGAFLGFGAAFYSIYRSLMADQKRAEEAEARERAEAKRTGGAGQ
- the atpF gene encoding F0F1 ATP synthase subunit B gives rise to the protein MRTLLTAVALLLLTASPAFAAAEGGKVSLLDPHYGLITWTIVVFFATFFLLRKFAWGPILAAVQGREQALLDAIASAERDRNEAAKLVAEQKAAIEAARNEAQRYIADGRATAESMRSEMLEQTRQQQAELLERARKEIESEKAKAIDELRREAVDLALAGAGKLIGQKLDGATDRQMVEQYLASLGKK